A genomic region of Cannabis sativa cultivar Pink pepper isolate KNU-18-1 chromosome 1, ASM2916894v1, whole genome shotgun sequence contains the following coding sequences:
- the LOC115707387 gene encoding tropinone reductase-like 3 isoform X2 has translation MIRGKRFEGKVAIVTGSTQGIGYSIAHRLGLEGASVVISSRNQENVDEATQKLKGQGIRVLGLVCHVSNAQQRKDLIHKTVEKFGKINVIVLNAAVNPMAGKSIATIMGTQESILDKMWEVNIKAPILLMQEAAPHMKNGSIIFISSISAYVQPISWAMYGVTKTTLLGLTKALASELGPEVRVNCVASGVVPTRFGEIITKSETVVSRNK, from the exons ATGATAAGGGGCAAGAGATTTGAAGGAAAAGTGGCCATTGTGACTGGTTCCACTCAGGGCATAGGCTACAGCATTGCTCACCGTCTTGGCTTGGAAGGTGCCTCTGTTGTCATCTCCTCCCGCAACCAG GAAAATGTTGATGAAGCAACCCAAAAGCTTAAAGGTCAAGGAATCCGAGTGTTGGGGCTTGTTTGTCATGTCTCTAATGCCCAACAAAGAAAAGATCTCATACACAAGACAGTCGAg AAATTTGGAAAGATAAATGTGATTGTTTTAAATGCTGCTGTCAATCCAATGGCTGGCAAAAGCATAGCCACGATTATGGGAACTCAAGAATCCATTCTTGACAAGATGTGGGAAGTAAATATTAAAGCTCCTATTCTTCTTATGCAg gaGGCTGCTCCGCACATGAAGAATGGCTCAATTATTTTCATTTCTTCTATATCTGCCTATGTACAGCCAATTTCATGGGCTATGTACGGAGTGACTAAGACAACTCTACTTGGGCTTACAAAg GCTCTTGCTTCAGAACTAGGCCCAGAAGTGCGAGTAAATTGTGTTGCTTCTGGAGTTGTGCCGACTCGCTTCGGCGAgataattacaaaaagtgaaaCTGTTGTAAGTAGAAACAAGTa
- the LOC115707387 gene encoding tropinone reductase-like 3 isoform X1, with protein sequence MIRGKRFEGKVAIVTGSTQGIGYSIAHRLGLEGASVVISSRNQENVDEATQKLKGQGIRVLGLVCHVSNAQQRKDLIHKTVEKFGKINVIVLNAAVNPMAGKSIATIMGTQESILDKMWEVNIKAPILLMQEAAPHMKNGSIIFISSISAYVQPISWAMYGVTKTTLLGLTKALASELGPEVRVNCVASGVVPTRFGEIITKSETVMKIILDSSQLKRLGTPEEIAAAAVFLASDDASYITGETLVVAGGIPSRL encoded by the exons ATGATAAGGGGCAAGAGATTTGAAGGAAAAGTGGCCATTGTGACTGGTTCCACTCAGGGCATAGGCTACAGCATTGCTCACCGTCTTGGCTTGGAAGGTGCCTCTGTTGTCATCTCCTCCCGCAACCAG GAAAATGTTGATGAAGCAACCCAAAAGCTTAAAGGTCAAGGAATCCGAGTGTTGGGGCTTGTTTGTCATGTCTCTAATGCCCAACAAAGAAAAGATCTCATACACAAGACAGTCGAg AAATTTGGAAAGATAAATGTGATTGTTTTAAATGCTGCTGTCAATCCAATGGCTGGCAAAAGCATAGCCACGATTATGGGAACTCAAGAATCCATTCTTGACAAGATGTGGGAAGTAAATATTAAAGCTCCTATTCTTCTTATGCAg gaGGCTGCTCCGCACATGAAGAATGGCTCAATTATTTTCATTTCTTCTATATCTGCCTATGTACAGCCAATTTCATGGGCTATGTACGGAGTGACTAAGACAACTCTACTTGGGCTTACAAAg GCTCTTGCTTCAGAACTAGGCCCAGAAGTGCGAGTAAATTGTGTTGCTTCTGGAGTTGTGCCGACTCGCTTCGGCGAgataattacaaaaagtgaaaCTGTT ATGAAAATAATTCTGGATAGTAGTCAACTGAAGAGGCTTGGTACCCCTGAAGAGATTGCTGCTGCTGCTGTTTTTTTGGCTTCTGATGATGCTTCCTACATTACTGGAGAAACCCTTGTGGTGGCTGGAGGCATCCCATCCCGgctgtaa